The genomic stretch CACCCAACCAATCGCTCATTTTCCTCTAAGAAAACTTGACACGACCTCGCTTCCACTTCAGCTGCGAAATTGGAAACCCTAGTTTCCATTGGCGACGACAACTTAAAAGCCTACTTTTATTTCACCAGCCCACCTCCATTTTGTATTCACCGGCGATTGCGTGATCTCCCTCTAGGACAAGACTCTCATCCCTTTAACGGGTATTTATTTTTTTGGAAGAATCAAGTTTGAGTGAGAATTAACCATAAGTCTACAGAATTATTAATATTTGAAATGTCAAATAATCCATGATCTTCTcaagtaaaattattttgattatatgttttcaaaaattttaagtattttagtttaacttggtttcataaaagatatctggttGAATTAACTTAAATAACATGATATAGGTAGGTCATCCTACTTAGTTTACAAATATATTATCTTAGTACCGTTATTTTACAAATGATTTGATTTGTACTATCAATTTATATTTAGTTtgtatttaagtttgttaattatatccgaatgaattaacttaTTCGTATAATAATTTTGACTTTTGTGTTATACTTTTTCTCATTGAAGAATTGTCTAAATATTTTAACCTAGTTGATAAAAAATCATATATTATTTATAATACTTATTTGTATATTACGGAAATACAAATATCTATATTAACAACTGCaaatattttctatgaattaAATCCTTAACTAATCAGGTGAACCTATTCattataatagttataattttataactaCTTTATATATGAGCAATAAAATCCTAGTTATAGACCCCAcgggtcatccgagttggtatgtggtgggatATTTGCCACATGAGATCGCGGGGTCGAAACTCAGGGTAGTCGAGGTGTAAATCCCCGATctctgtgcaactcaccccacctgtcACATACTTGctcaggatgctgtgatttatcttcctcgtgatgaccttgggtcgggtgcgacgggggcactgggggcgagcgatttcaCCTTTTGTCACATATGAAATCCTAGTTACAATGTGAACTTATCTTATTAAAGATGTAATGTGTGTGATAAGATAAAATATCAAATAATACACTAGAAGATAACATATAAATTATGTTTTCGGTCCTATAACttgtattttttctaattttaattttgttatgaGTCAATTTATGATCTTAGTTGAGtaacttataatattttttaatttcaattatttttctttaaaactaaaatttttcataaaaaatgtcTAATTGGTGGTTAGAAAATACTTAATTGGTAGTCAGAATATTGAAttgtaaattgaatttgagaattttattttttttatgacctATGTGATTTTTTTACAACTAAATATTCTGATCGCTAATTAGGCATTTTCATATTTTCaaatgaaattttttaattttagagagaaaaaaaaactaaaattaaaaaatattataagttaTTAGATTAAGAAGGTAAATTGactcataataaaatttaaattgaaaaaacTATAAGGTAAATTGACTCATAatgaaaattaaattgaaaaaactATAAGTTATAAGATCGAAAATATAATTTTCCTAGAAGATAACTATATCATTTTATTGGGCGATGGGTGGATCTTttggtgaaaaaaaaaaataaaaaaaataaaaacagccATCCTGATGATTCCCATAAAATAGGGCGATCCTTTAAGTTTTTAcccatatataaaattaattttaaattgtgTTAcataaattaaagtttttttatatataaaatagtcaTAAATTCATATTTgtgttaaatttaaaaatctagaaaaatttaAGACGATATTTTGACATATTTATTCGGTTATCGCGAGCAAACCCATAGCGAGCTACAAGACAATGAGATCGACCCCTTGCTCGCTTCCTCTCCCGCCGGCATCGCTCGCTCATCCACGAACCTTCTCATCCCTCTTAATCTCCTCCTCTTCCAGATCCACTAGCCTCAGCATCTTCGTCGACAATCACAGACGGCAACTCGTCGGAGACGACGACGGCACCGGCATCTCGCACCACCTCCGGAATCTTCTTCTTCGGACCGTCGCCGGAGCCCTTTCCTTGTCCCTGGTAGTCTCGCCTGCCTTCGGTCTCACGGACCCCTCCCCCGCCCTCTGCCGCGAGGAAGACCGCGTGGTGGACCATGCGGAAGTGAGGCCGGAGTCCGTCACGAACGAGGGGCTCGTGGAGGAGGCGTGGGAGGTCGTCAATGAGAGCTTCCTTCCAGATGCCGGAGGCCGGACTTGGTCCCAAGAGAATTGGATGGTATCGGATTTGCTTTTGCTTGTGTTAAAGTTTACTCGATAGTAAAACAATACTGAATTTCAATGAACCAATCCAAAATCCAACACACTAGCATCATCGTGATTTAACAATGGTTTTTACGTATCGCCGTccgcaattttttttttctgaaaaaaaaaagaaaaggagccAGATACCGAGTATCTGAACGTCAGTTCCCTATGTGCATATTTGATTGGGAATCATcgagaaatattttttttgttggaAGTCCAAAAGTTTAACGTAGCCAAACTCCAAATAGTTGGAACAAATAcaatttgatgatgatgatgatgatgatgaatcgCTAACATACGATTTTTATGAGTTTATGTTAGAGGCTCCCCCCTTTTTCCTTTCTAACAAGCTCTTTATCTCCTGGGTTTGAtggatctcttgatttttgtATTGTCAAGCGAGCAACTCTGTTTCTGTTGCAGTTTGACACTAGCCAACATCTAAGATGGTGAGTCTTGGGACTGACTAGAGTTGATCAAAATATCCAACATATACTACTCCATCTGGAAAATGGAACCCAAATGACCCAATCCAACAACAGGCATTTTGTTGGTTTGGGTTTTTGTAAAATGTATATAAAACCTGAAAAACTTGAACTTTGCCCAATTTAAGATATACAATATATATCTAATGTCATATGTCATATATCATATACCATGCACTTGCGCACACACATACACACTCAATATACTATGAAAACCCAAAATCTGAACTGAACCACACACGTTTTTTAATACttctttttttttgcattttgaatttttgagtttGAATTCTTTTAGCTGACTAAATTCAACCATTAGAATCAAGTTTTCTTAAATTTGACCTGTGCCCACTATCCACCTGTCAGCACCATGACTTGGTTGCTTGATTAAGTAGATGACCTGGTTTGAGCTCGGTGACGTTTGTTAATTAAGTACTAGATTACTTACATTGCTTGCATTTTAAATCAGAGCAATCATTTCACTCACCCTTATTTTCTTAACTTATTTCTTGGTTAGCAAAAGAAGCAGGACTTCCTTAGTAGCAGAATACAAACAAGATCTAGAGCTCATGATATCATCAAGAAAATGTTGGCTACCTTGGGTGACCCGTACACTCGGTTTCTCTCTCCAACAGAAGTAAGTTTCCCTTGTGATTCAATGTGATATTTAAGATTTCATCATCATTCCATGTGATATTTGAGTAATTAAGAAAAATTCCTTTGGTGACTGATCGCTAATTTATCATAAATAAATTATGATCCTAAGAAAGATTGAATGCCTAGATCATTAACCTCTTAGTTATCAAGATTGAAACAAATATTGAGAGCTAGTCAAGTGAATCTAATCTGTTGTGTTCCCTTGAATTATTAATTATCTCTCCTATCAGATGTATGGAGATCAAACTTGGCGTTGACTATGTAAGTTTCTACTTTAGTGTCAATCACAAACTTGCTAACTTTACTGTTCTTGATCAATGGAAGGATACTTGTTTTTTTGTCACTTTTTAATCCTTTTTCATTAACTGAAAAGAAGCTTTCCATGTAAATTTACTCATACATTctctattttatttctcttcaATTCTTCTATTATCATTATCTGAATTATATTTCATGCCTTTTCTTTAGTCTtgctaaattattttcaaatggaATATTATGTGATTGGAGTGAATTATCTGATCTCTTGTATCAATTTTTATTCCACTTCCTTTTAGCTAACTCATGACAATATTTTATTGCTGCGTATAATGACAAGGTTTGTAATTTTCATGTTTGTTGGCATGGTGCTCTTGTCCTCATCGAAAGTTCTCAAAGATGGCAAAGTACGATGTTACTGGGATTGGAATAAATCTGAGGGAAGTCCCTGATGATAACAGCAATGTGAAACTGAAAGTGTTGGGAATTATACTAGATGGCCCTGCTTATTCTGCTGGAGTGAGACAGGTGATAATTAAATTCTATTTAtgcattttaaataaaatatttctgaCATCTTGATCCTGCTACATACATTTTTAAGGATCTTTACTTTTGTATAAAATGCCATGCCAAGAGGGGCTGAGTGTTGAAATTACCTATATTATTGATAACAACAGGAGCATACCCTGGAAAAGGAACTACAAAGTTTCTGTGGTTAAACATGATTCACTTTCAATcattgtcattttatcattatcatTTTATCAACTTGATATGACTCTACCCAATGTGGTTTACATCTTGCCTATATCTTTTTAGTgtgtttcatatatatatatagagcttCTTCCTCCAGTTCCACATAGATCTGTTGGAATTGATACTGTGCCCATATTCAGAGAATACTGTGTGTAGGCATTTAATCATATATTAAAGTGTTTGTCATATTATCTGTGATGCTCAACCGTATGatcctaattttattttattttatttttatttcttgccTATGCCTCCACTGAATTATTGTTACTTATCTCACAAGAATTCTTATACTTTCCAATGATTTTCTTCACCTTTCAAATCGTCAAGTTATTTCAATTTGGAGGTAATAGCGTCCATTTCCAATTGTTCAGTATTTCTAGCACATTAATTCCTTTTTTTCCTCTAAAGGGGGACGAGCTATTGTCAGTTAATGGCGTAGATGTTAGAGGGAAATCAGCATTCGATGTTTCCTCCCTGCTACAAGGTCCACAGGAAACATTTGTTGTGATTAAGGTTAGGTGCAAATGTGCACATATCTTTTTAGTTTGTTTCTTGCAGTACCTAGTTTTGAGCATATAATTTATCAACTCATGTTTTCTTGCTATACTTGTAGGTTAAACATGGAAATTGTGGCCCCATACAGTCTATGAAAATTGAGAGGCAACTTGTAGCCCATTCTCCTATTTTCTATCGGCTGGAAAAATTGGAAGCTGGAGACATCTCAGTTGGATACATACGCATAAAAGAATTCAATGCCCTGGCAAAGAAAGATTTGGTGATAGGTGTGCTAAATTTAATCTTTTGATAAATTTCAGAAGTCAAAAATATGCGAAGTCAATTCCTTTTCAAATTTAGTTTCTCTTCTGGCTGAGTTGAGAACTCATGCATCCATTCTAGGCTTTGCCCCTGAGTCAATTGTATTCGTCTAGCTTTACCCAGTTATATCAGCAAGTTAGAGTTGTCATTTGTCTGTTTTTTTTCTGATTGTGGTAATCAAGATTGTGATTCGAAAATCTTAAGATGTTGCAACCCAAACTATTCTTATCCCAAGTTGAATATGAGTCAGGCTAGGAACTTACGAACCTACATTCTGTTCTATGCTTCCTTGCTGTTATTTTATGGGATATTTATCTCGACAAAGCTTTATTGGATGGAATATATTTACATCCACTCAAGACAATTTAAAGTGAACActgttttgaaagtttttttttgtgtacatcatttcaaaattttttcaatTATATGGGACTATTTATATCTCTAACTAGAAGATTGCTTTCTAACTTTTGCCAATCTCATCAATCTTATATTTATCATTAATCTTATAGAATTATATTACATTGTTCATATTTTGTTAATAAATAACTTTAATGGTGCTTCATGTTACTAGATAAAGGTTATACTGTGGTAAATTATTAATGTAAATATAGTTTTAAAAGTATTGTAATTAATTGTAGGATCCTAGAGTGCATGCCCTAAATGTATTGACCCCTCCTCGTTGCTAGTTAGGATCTCATCTTGACAATCTTGCTCCTGATATGCAGCACTAAAACGACTCAAAGATGCTGGTGCATCATATTTCATTTTGGACCTTAAGGATAATCTTGGTGGTCTAGTGCAGGTATGGCTGCTCTTTACTCttttattgattaattgatttatgCAGCTAAAATGATTTATTTAGCAAGTCAATCTTATCTAGactgtttatattttattttaattttttggttttttaCTTTATGGAATCATTTCCCATCTTTTTGGACCATCCTCTTGATTGATTTCTCAGAAGATTTTAAACGTGTTGACAGTAGCTAATTTGATTATTGATATGCCCGATTCTTGTTTTACCCAATAGCTTAGAAATATTATGTGATGATCAGGAATAAAATATGAAATCAGTTTTCAACTGTGAATTTACTAGCATTTTCTGTTACATTGAACTTTTTTGTCCACACAcaaaaaagttcttgaagaaatgaaTAACTGATGGAGGATCAGACTATCAATTGAGTTAGTCTATCTTGAGTTCTTGACTGTTTCTAATAATTTGAATATCTTGTTTCTTTTTACGTGATGATTTCATTTGTGGTTTTTTTACAAGATATACATATAGGATTGTGAAAAATAAATAACATGGTATTGTTTTGCCCCTCTTGAGAAAGATTCTCTTCTGTAATCTCTTCTAATCTGATGCTACAAATCTTTACCTATTATATagttatttaaatattaaaattgattGATTAACTACTTACCTCAAAAGCTTAAGCTGTTAAGAAATggatgaatttatttatttatactatTAGGAAatggatattttttttatattgttaACACTCTTGCTGCATGTGTGATTGGCTCGCACCTCCCACACACCAACACATGCATTGATGAGATTCATTTTGGCACATGTAGGATTTGACCCCctaacctcttgcttggatatcATGTTGGGTGGAAACAATTCTCATGGAACCCTAGGTAGCCCTCCCCCCATACCTATACAGATAATAAGGATATGAAACATTACAAATAGACCCCCCTGCATTATAAATCTTATAAATGAGCCCAAATAACCCATAAAAGTAATAGTGACTATTTTCCATTGTACTATAACTGTCAATTCCCAGAACTAGAAGAATCCATTGTTTATGTTGTTTGAATAAGCTAAAAAAGAACACTGATCTAACATTGTTAATTCTTATGGGTCGTAATTTTATTTACAGTCAATTTGATCCATTCTCCTTGTTCGAGATTAATAGGATAGTTGTTTTTTTTTGTAGCAATTTGCAATGAAATGTTTTGGCTGACTAAACTTTGGTTGAGAAAACAGTATTGGATACATGGCTACGGTTAATAGTATATCAGGTTCAAAGTCAGGAGGTTGAAATTTCAGAAAACCAAGTTCATTGAAGTAAGGGGGCAAAACAAATGTAGCCTCTCTTAGCAACATATTGAAGATGAGATGTCATCATTGTTTCACATATAGCCAACTGGCAATTGATGAGTAAAGCA from Zingiber officinale cultivar Zhangliang chromosome 5B, Zo_v1.1, whole genome shotgun sequence encodes the following:
- the LOC121985463 gene encoding carboxyl-terminal-processing peptidase 1, chloroplastic-like isoform X1; its protein translation is MRSTPCSLPLPPASLAHPRTFSSLLISSSSRSTSLSIFVDNHRRQLVGDDDGTGISHHLRNLLLRTVAGALSLSLVVSPAFGLTDPSPALCREEDRVVDHAEVRPESVTNEGLVEEAWEVVNESFLPDAGGRTWSQENWMQKKQDFLSSRIQTRSRAHDIIKKMLATLGDPYTRFLSPTEFSKMAKYDVTGIGINLREVPDDNSNVKLKVLGIILDGPAYSAGVRQGDELLSVNGVDVRGKSAFDVSSLLQGPQETFVVIKVKHGNCGPIQSMKIERQLVAHSPIFYRLEKLEAGDISVGYIRIKEFNALAKKDLVIALKRLKDAGASYFILDLKDNLGGLVQAGIEVAKLFLNKGEMVIHTVGRDPEIQKSIVAENTPFIASPLIVLVNHRTASASEIVTTALHDNCKAVLVGEKTFGKGLIQSVYELHDGSGVVVTVGKYVTPKHKDINGNGVEPDFQRLPALNEVISYLSQCHIEGKS
- the LOC121985463 gene encoding carboxyl-terminal-processing peptidase 1, chloroplastic-like isoform X2, whose amino-acid sequence is MRSTPCSLPLPPASLAHPRTFSSLLISSSSRSTSLSIFVDNHRRQLVGDDDGTGISHHLRNLLLRTVAGALSLSLVVSPAFGLTDPSPALCREEDRVVDHAEVRPESVTNEGLVEEAWEVVNESFLPDAGGRTWSQENWMQKKQDFLSSRIQTRSRAHDIIKKMLATLGDPYTRFLSPTEFSKMAKYDVTGIGINLREVPDDNSNVKLKVLGIILDGPAYSAGVRQGDELLSVNGVDVRGKSAFDVSSLLQGPQETFVVIKVKHGNCGPIQSMKIERQLVAHSPIFYRLEKLEAGDISVGYIRIKEFNALAKKDLVIALKRLKDAGASYFILDLKDNLGGLVQAGIEVAKLFLNKGEMVIHTVGRDPEIQKSIVAENTPFIASPLIVLVNHRTASASEIVTTALHDNCKAVLVGEKTFGKGLIQSVYELHDGSGVVVTVGKYVTPKHKDINGNGVEPDFQRLPVPYRRQKLK
- the LOC121985463 gene encoding carboxyl-terminal-processing peptidase 1, chloroplastic-like isoform X3 → MRSTPCSLPLPPASLAHPRTFSSLLISSSSRSTSLSIFVDNHRRQLVGDDDGTGISHHLRNLLLRTVAGALSLSLVVSPAFGLTDPSPALCREEDRVVDHAEVRPESVTNEGLVEEAWEVVNESFLPDAGGRTWSQENWMQKKQDFLSSRIQTRSRAHDIIKKMLATLGDPYTRFLSPTEFSKMAKYDVTGIGINLREVPDDNSNVKLKVLGIILDGPAYSAGVRQGDELLSVNGVDVRGKSAFDVSSLLQGPQETFVVIKVKHGNCGPIQSMKIERQLVAHSPIFYRLEKLEAGDISVGYIRIKEFNALAKKDLVIALKRLKDAGASYFILDLKDNLGGLVQAGIEVAKLFLNKGEMVIHTVGRDPEIQKSIVAENTPFIASPLIVLVNHRTASASEIVTTALHDNCKAVLVGEKTFGKESTSHPSTRTSMEME